Within the Gordonia westfalica genome, the region GGCTGAACATCCTTCGGTGCGGCAGGCATCTCACCCTCCTCTGCAGAACCATCTTCACCACTTCCGAGCTCCTGAGAATCTTCTTCACGCACATTGTGTGACTTCTGAAGTTCCTTCACCCTGAAGGCAGATTATCTGCACAAACTTCGAAACGAAAGGGAGCATCATGCGCGTCGGCGTCCCCACCGAGATCAAGAACCACGAGTACCGCGTCGCCATCACCCCGGCGGGCGTCGCCGAGCTGCATCACCGCGGCCACGACGTGATCATCCAGGCGGGCGCCGGCGAGGGATCGGCGATCACCGACAACGACTACAAGGCCGCCGGCGCGCAGATCCTCGGCACCGCCGCCGAGGTCTGGGAGCAGTCCGACCTCCTGCTCAAGGTCAAGGAACCGATCGCCTCCGAATTCGACCTCATGCACGAGGGTCAGACGATCTTCACCTACCTCCACCTGGCCGCGGGACGGGAATGCACCGAAGCCCTGCTCGCCTCCGGCACCACCTCCATCGCCTACGAGATGGTCCGCACCGCCGACGGCGCGCTCCCCCTGCTCGCCCCGATGAGTGAGGTCGCCGGACGCCTGGCACCCCAGGTCGGCGCCTACCAGCTGATGAAGTCCGAAGGTGGCCGCGGCGTGCTCATGGGCGGCGTCCCGGGCACCGAACCCGCCGACGTCGTCATCATCGGCGGTGGCGTCAGCGGAGTGAACGCCGCGATCGTCGCGGTGGGCATGGGCGCCCAGGTCACCGTGTTCGATCTCGACATCGCCAAGCTGCGCGCGATCGACGCCCGTTTCGCCGGCCGCGTCCACACGCGCTACAGCACCGGACTCGCGCTCGACGAGGCGATCAAGAAGGCCGACCTCGTCATCGGCGCCGTCCTCGTCCCCGGCGCCAAGGCTCCGGTCCTCGTCCCCAACAGCCTTGTCGCACAGATGAAGCCGGGCGCCGTGCTGGTCGACATCGCCATCGACCAGGGCGGCTGCTTCGAGGATTC harbors:
- the ald gene encoding alanine dehydrogenase produces the protein MRVGVPTEIKNHEYRVAITPAGVAELHHRGHDVIIQAGAGEGSAITDNDYKAAGAQILGTAAEVWEQSDLLLKVKEPIASEFDLMHEGQTIFTYLHLAAGRECTEALLASGTTSIAYEMVRTADGALPLLAPMSEVAGRLAPQVGAYQLMKSEGGRGVLMGGVPGTEPADVVIIGGGVSGVNAAIVAVGMGAQVTVFDLDIAKLRAIDARFAGRVHTRYSTGLALDEAIKKADLVIGAVLVPGAKAPVLVPNSLVAQMKPGAVLVDIAIDQGGCFEDSHPTTHAEPTFSVHDTTFYCVANMPGTVARTSTQALTGATLPYVLRLADQGWEKACDADPALASGLSTHRGELFTAEVGEALDLPVTAMPFAHN